From the Gordonia bronchialis DSM 43247 genome, one window contains:
- a CDS encoding nitroreductase family protein, with translation MTELLPLDPDELLTTTRSVRKRLDLERPVPIEIVREALEVALQAPTGSNSQTWHWIVLTEPDLKKRVGELYAKSFATYYANQAPRDETGQRVASSAQYLADVMGDVPVLVIGAIYTGGELPTGNQAGVWGSLLPGAWSLSLALRARGLGSAWTTLHLAYESEVAELLGIPPTVHQGVLLLVAYTKGTDFRPAERKPLDKVLHINGW, from the coding sequence ATGACCGAGTTGCTGCCGCTGGATCCCGACGAGCTGCTGACCACGACGCGGTCGGTGCGTAAACGTCTTGACCTGGAGCGCCCGGTCCCGATCGAGATCGTCCGCGAGGCACTCGAGGTGGCCCTGCAGGCACCGACGGGCAGCAACAGCCAGACCTGGCACTGGATCGTGCTCACCGAACCGGATCTCAAGAAGCGCGTGGGCGAGCTGTACGCGAAATCCTTTGCCACGTATTACGCCAACCAGGCACCACGGGACGAGACCGGTCAGCGGGTCGCGTCGAGTGCGCAGTATCTGGCCGACGTCATGGGAGACGTACCGGTGCTGGTCATCGGCGCCATCTACACCGGCGGGGAACTTCCGACCGGTAACCAGGCGGGTGTGTGGGGATCGTTGCTCCCGGGTGCCTGGAGTCTGTCGCTCGCGTTGCGAGCACGGGGACTGGGATCGGCCTGGACCACGCTGCACCTTGCCTACGAGTCGGAGGTCGCCGAACTCCTCGGCATCCCGCCGACCGTTCATCAGGGTGTGTTGCTGCTGGTGGCCTACACCAAGGGCACGGATTTCCGTCCGGCCGAACGCAAACCGCTCGACAAGGTCCTGCACATCAACGGGTGGTGA
- a CDS encoding DUF5336 domain-containing protein yields the protein MTSPDPSKGGSQGPQSGGFPGSSEATSYVPTGGAPGYGTPNAPASGQIPAQSGQWSAQNPAPQFGGGHYDPNAQYDPNNQYGASGGQPYAPRPRPDLSLILALASALLGIVTYFMGFVSWITVASGVEDEADDWANDLANGDTGVPGFFSYEILLNPGKFLILLGAVAVATTLVLVPRYRKALPFLAVIATAGWLALFAAALALPPVVNLGAGAIVALIFGFLQVALLLGASFVFGLKRDEVAPDPAVAR from the coding sequence GTGACTTCGCCAGATCCCAGCAAGGGCGGCAGCCAAGGACCCCAGTCGGGCGGTTTCCCGGGGAGTTCCGAGGCGACCTCCTACGTCCCGACCGGCGGCGCACCCGGCTACGGCACGCCCAACGCGCCGGCGAGCGGGCAGATCCCCGCCCAGAGCGGCCAGTGGAGTGCGCAGAATCCGGCTCCGCAGTTCGGCGGCGGTCACTACGATCCGAACGCCCAGTACGACCCGAATAATCAGTACGGCGCCTCGGGTGGGCAACCGTATGCGCCCCGCCCGCGTCCGGACCTGTCGCTGATCCTCGCGCTGGCGTCCGCGCTCCTCGGTATCGTCACCTACTTCATGGGCTTCGTCAGCTGGATCACGGTGGCCTCCGGGGTGGAGGACGAGGCCGACGACTGGGCCAACGACCTCGCGAACGGGGACACGGGCGTGCCCGGCTTCTTCTCCTACGAGATCCTCCTCAACCCGGGCAAGTTCCTCATCCTGCTCGGTGCCGTCGCCGTGGCCACGACCCTGGTTCTGGTGCCTCGCTATCGCAAGGCGCTGCCGTTCCTGGCGGTGATCGCCACCGCGGGATGGCTGGCCCTGTTCGCGGCCGCGCTGGCGTTGCCGCCCGTCGTCAACCTCGGTGCCGGCGCGATCGTGGCGCTGATCTTCGGTTTCCTGCAGGTGGCGTTGCTCCTGGGGGCGTCCTTCGTCTTCGGTCTGAAGCGTGACGAGGTGGCGCCGGACCCCGCGGTGGCTCGCTGA
- a CDS encoding indolepyruvate ferredoxin oxidoreductase family protein has product MTLADDRAPRLAAQPPATRDSAGDTSFSLDDRYTRESGTIFLTGIQALVRMVRDRARVDRRQNLRTASFISGYEGSPLAGYDLEIARRGKYLDPYDVVHRPGLNEELAATSVMGSQVAAQVAALSDNRDGVVGYWYGKAPGLDRATDALRHANLIGTHPDGGAVALVGDDPGAKSSTVPCASEMALADLYMPILYPGDSQDILDLGVHAAVMSRVSGLWTSMKISAHVADGATTAEVSPDRIVPDLGDLGRSPHVPSGRLLGANLMELEQNQLTTRIPRALEYARLNGINRIVVSSPDDRIGIVAAGKTYLDLREALRLMRIDDNDLRRLGIRILKLGMVYPIEREILDEFMFGTARGDLDEVIVIEEKRDFIETMMRDILFRHPRAPRIVGKSHEDGSMLFSRFGELDVDAVCRGLAARLARHGVEPAQAWLDRKSARPTRIELPLAVRTPYFCSGCPHNSSTKVSPDTLVGAGIGCHAMVLLMDPRQVGDVAGVTQMGGEGAQWIGMAPFVEADHFVQNVGDGTFMHSASLALRAAVASGENITYKLLYNGTVAMTGGQDPVGAMSLPRLTSLLLDEGVARIVVTSDDPQRTRDLRLPSGVEVRHRDEMLDVQTELATVPGVTVLVHDQHCAAEKRRKRKRGTMETPTTRVMINERICEGCGDCGEKSNCLSVHPVDSEFGRKTRIDQSSCNLDMSCLKGDCPSFVTVTPRTRRKSVRAEDIDASALPVPALRPLRDTFSLRVTGIGGTGVVTVSQVLATAAVLDGHFSRTVDMTGLAQKGGAVVSDVKVSPQVTEQSAKVASDDCDLYLVCDPLVGTDPVNLKVAAAEKTVAVVSTTQIPTGLMVIDTTVGFPAAAQVHSAIDARVSRAVYLDSGELSTQLFGDEQYANMLMVGAAYQTAALAISAESIERAIELNGVAVSANTQAFRRGRQVVADADAVTAVLAALHGSSSSEITPSDAALRVVDGLGVTDDLARTIAIRYDELIAYADERYAREYLGVVTRVHEEAGDPALTDAVARHLFKLMAYKDEYEVARLTADPAFAEQVAESFGDDAKVAVRLHPPTLRAMGMKEKLSLGAWSQRPMSALAKMKKLRGTRFDPFGHNEIRRTERALIVEYRELVDTMLDALRTGRVGDDRRPALVTLAQLPDMVRGYEGVKMRNVERYHAEMARMRAELGI; this is encoded by the coding sequence ATGACCCTCGCAGACGACCGCGCACCCCGGCTCGCCGCACAGCCCCCGGCGACCCGTGACAGCGCAGGTGACACCAGCTTTTCGCTCGACGACCGCTACACCCGCGAATCGGGCACCATCTTCCTCACCGGCATCCAGGCCCTGGTGCGCATGGTCCGCGACCGCGCTCGCGTCGACCGCCGCCAGAACCTACGGACCGCCTCCTTCATCTCCGGCTACGAGGGTTCGCCGCTGGCCGGCTATGACCTCGAGATCGCGCGTCGGGGCAAGTACCTCGACCCCTACGACGTGGTTCACCGGCCCGGCCTCAACGAGGAGCTCGCCGCGACGTCGGTGATGGGTTCCCAGGTCGCCGCACAGGTCGCCGCGCTGAGCGACAACCGCGACGGCGTCGTCGGGTACTGGTACGGCAAGGCCCCCGGACTCGACCGCGCCACCGATGCCCTGCGCCACGCCAACCTCATCGGCACCCATCCCGACGGCGGCGCGGTGGCCCTCGTCGGCGACGATCCGGGCGCCAAGAGTTCCACGGTCCCCTGCGCGTCGGAGATGGCGCTGGCGGATCTCTACATGCCGATCCTCTACCCCGGCGACTCGCAGGACATCCTCGACCTGGGCGTCCACGCGGCGGTGATGAGCCGCGTCAGCGGACTGTGGACGTCGATGAAGATCTCCGCGCACGTCGCCGATGGCGCCACCACCGCCGAGGTCTCCCCCGACCGGATCGTGCCCGACCTCGGCGACCTCGGCCGCAGCCCGCATGTGCCGAGCGGACGGCTGCTCGGCGCCAACCTGATGGAGCTCGAACAGAATCAGCTGACCACCCGGATCCCGCGCGCCCTGGAGTACGCCCGACTCAACGGCATCAACCGGATCGTCGTGTCCAGCCCGGACGACCGGATCGGTATCGTCGCCGCCGGCAAGACATATCTCGATCTGCGGGAAGCGCTGCGCCTCATGCGCATCGACGACAACGATCTGCGCCGCCTGGGTATCCGCATCCTCAAACTCGGCATGGTGTACCCCATCGAGCGAGAGATCCTCGACGAGTTCATGTTCGGCACCGCGCGCGGCGACCTCGACGAGGTGATCGTCATCGAGGAGAAGCGCGACTTCATCGAGACGATGATGCGCGACATCCTGTTCCGCCATCCGCGCGCGCCGCGCATCGTCGGCAAATCCCACGAGGACGGCTCGATGTTGTTCTCGCGCTTCGGCGAACTCGATGTGGACGCCGTGTGCCGCGGCCTGGCCGCACGACTCGCCCGGCACGGCGTCGAACCCGCGCAGGCCTGGTTGGACCGCAAGTCCGCGCGGCCCACGCGCATCGAGCTCCCGCTGGCGGTGCGCACCCCGTACTTCTGTTCGGGCTGCCCGCACAACAGCTCCACCAAGGTCTCGCCGGACACCCTGGTGGGTGCCGGAATCGGTTGTCACGCCATGGTGTTGCTGATGGACCCGCGGCAGGTCGGCGACGTCGCCGGGGTCACCCAGATGGGTGGCGAAGGTGCGCAGTGGATCGGCATGGCCCCGTTCGTGGAAGCCGATCACTTTGTGCAGAACGTCGGCGACGGCACGTTCATGCATTCGGCGTCGCTGGCGCTGCGAGCGGCTGTCGCGTCCGGTGAGAACATCACCTACAAGCTGCTCTACAACGGCACCGTCGCGATGACCGGCGGTCAGGATCCGGTGGGCGCCATGAGTTTGCCGCGCCTGACCTCGCTGTTGCTCGACGAGGGCGTGGCCCGCATCGTGGTGACCTCCGACGACCCGCAGCGCACCCGTGATCTGCGGCTCCCGTCCGGCGTCGAGGTACGCCACCGCGACGAGATGCTGGACGTGCAAACCGAACTCGCCACGGTTCCGGGTGTGACGGTCCTCGTCCACGACCAACACTGTGCCGCCGAGAAGCGGCGCAAGCGCAAGCGCGGCACCATGGAGACCCCGACGACGCGAGTGATGATCAACGAGCGCATCTGCGAGGGCTGCGGCGATTGCGGCGAGAAGTCCAACTGCCTGTCGGTGCACCCGGTGGACAGCGAATTCGGCCGCAAGACCCGTATCGACCAGAGTTCCTGCAACCTCGACATGTCCTGCCTCAAGGGCGATTGCCCGTCGTTCGTCACCGTCACCCCGCGAACACGCCGCAAGTCGGTGCGGGCGGAGGACATCGACGCATCGGCGCTGCCGGTCCCGGCGCTGCGGCCGCTGCGGGACACGTTCTCGTTGCGGGTCACCGGGATCGGCGGCACCGGCGTGGTGACGGTGTCTCAGGTGCTCGCGACCGCCGCCGTGCTCGACGGGCACTTCTCGCGCACCGTCGACATGACCGGCCTGGCCCAGAAGGGCGGCGCCGTGGTGAGCGACGTGAAGGTCTCGCCGCAGGTCACCGAGCAGTCCGCCAAGGTCGCCTCCGACGACTGCGACCTGTATCTGGTGTGCGACCCGCTGGTCGGCACCGATCCGGTGAACCTCAAGGTGGCCGCCGCGGAGAAGACGGTCGCGGTGGTGTCCACCACCCAGATCCCCACCGGGCTCATGGTCATCGACACCACCGTCGGCTTCCCCGCCGCGGCGCAGGTGCATTCGGCCATCGACGCGCGGGTGTCACGGGCGGTGTACCTCGATTCCGGCGAGCTGTCCACGCAACTGTTCGGTGACGAGCAGTACGCCAACATGCTGATGGTCGGTGCCGCCTACCAGACCGCCGCGCTGGCGATCTCCGCTGAATCGATCGAGCGGGCCATCGAGCTGAACGGCGTTGCGGTGTCGGCCAATACGCAGGCGTTCCGGCGCGGCCGGCAGGTGGTGGCCGATGCCGACGCGGTGACGGCGGTCCTCGCCGCGTTGCACGGGTCCTCGTCGTCGGAGATCACACCGAGCGACGCCGCACTGCGCGTCGTCGACGGCCTCGGCGTCACCGACGATCTGGCCCGCACCATCGCGATCCGCTACGACGAGCTCATCGCCTACGCCGACGAGCGTTACGCCCGTGAGTATCTCGGCGTCGTGACCCGGGTGCACGAGGAGGCCGGCGATCCCGCCCTCACCGACGCGGTGGCGCGGCACCTGTTCAAGCTGATGGCCTACAAGGACGAGTACGAGGTGGCGCGGCTGACCGCCGACCCCGCCTTCGCCGAGCAGGTCGCCGAATCCTTCGGCGACGACGCCAAGGTCGCGGTTCGCCTGCATCCGCCGACGCTGCGCGCGATGGGCATGAAGGAGAAGCTGTCGCTGGGCGCCTGGTCGCAACGCCCGATGTCCGCCCTGGCCAAGATGAAGAAGCTGCGCGGCACCCGCTTCGACCCCTTCGGCCACAACGAGATCCGCCGCACCGAACGCGCGCTCATCGTCGAGTACCGCGAACTCGTCGACACCATGCTCGACGCACTGCGCACCGGCCGGGTCGGCGACGATCGACGACCCGCCCTCGTCACCCTCGCCCAGCTTCCCGACATGGTCCGCGGATACGAGGGTGTCAAGATGCGCAACGTCGAGCGCTACCACGCCGAGATGGCGCGCATGCGGGCCGAGTTGGGCATCTGA
- a CDS encoding N5-glutamine methyltransferase family protein: protein MNDDERGAAETDPLVRALRLGGSVFAEEEATLLRAGAVDPEQLAAWCARRVAGEPLEHILGWVGFAGLRLAVGPGVFVPRQRSVLVADAAVAHILTSGANPTLLEAFCGVAPIATVVHHRVPGASIHLTDADPVALRYARRNVGDDAGVYVGPGFSGVPAHLRGYIDVVAAVPPYVPERDFEQLPHEAREYEPRAALIAGPDGLDHVRELIDDAAEWLSPHGVLVVEMNHAQFDATAEHARARGLRAEVIVGDDGQTVVARLRR, encoded by the coding sequence GTGAACGACGACGAGCGCGGAGCAGCGGAGACCGATCCGCTGGTCCGCGCTCTTCGTCTGGGCGGCAGCGTGTTCGCCGAGGAGGAGGCGACACTGCTGCGCGCCGGCGCCGTCGATCCCGAGCAGCTCGCCGCCTGGTGTGCGCGTCGCGTCGCGGGGGAGCCGCTCGAGCACATCCTCGGCTGGGTCGGCTTCGCGGGTCTGCGTCTGGCGGTCGGCCCCGGGGTGTTCGTACCGCGTCAGCGCTCGGTGCTGGTGGCCGACGCCGCGGTCGCCCACATTCTTACGAGCGGCGCGAATCCGACGCTACTGGAGGCGTTTTGCGGTGTCGCACCCATCGCCACCGTGGTGCACCACCGCGTTCCCGGGGCTTCGATTCACCTCACCGACGCCGACCCGGTGGCGCTGCGATACGCCCGACGCAATGTCGGTGACGATGCCGGCGTGTACGTGGGACCGGGCTTTTCCGGTGTGCCCGCGCATCTTCGGGGTTACATCGACGTCGTTGCCGCGGTGCCGCCGTATGTTCCGGAGCGCGACTTCGAGCAGCTTCCGCACGAGGCCCGTGAGTACGAACCGCGCGCCGCGCTGATCGCCGGCCCCGACGGCCTCGACCATGTTCGGGAGCTGATCGACGATGCCGCCGAATGGCTTTCACCACACGGCGTGCTGGTCGTCGAGATGAATCATGCGCAGTTCGATGCGACGGCCGAGCATGCTCGCGCCCGGGGCTTGCGCGCCGAGGTGATCGTCGGCGACGACGGACAGACGGTGGTGGCGCGCCTTCGGCGTTGA
- a CDS encoding TetR/AcrR family transcriptional regulator — translation MAGASDGAAPDEPRQTRRGQAKAARRAELLEAAAHQMAARGFSAVRLEDIGRAVGVSGPAMYRHFASKSDLLDEMLVDISQRLHDGGAEVVARGAAPADTLADLIRFHIDVLVTKPDLIAVQDRDLAALSPDANHRVRSLQRRYVEQWVDVLVACGETGVGVTTDRDEARVRVHATFGLLNSSPRLPEFPETRLRPLLTTMATDALLGRR, via the coding sequence ATGGCGGGCGCTTCCGATGGCGCGGCACCCGACGAACCCCGTCAGACCCGCCGGGGCCAGGCGAAGGCCGCGCGTCGTGCCGAACTGCTCGAGGCGGCGGCCCACCAGATGGCTGCGCGTGGGTTCAGTGCGGTGCGTCTCGAGGACATCGGCCGCGCGGTCGGGGTGAGCGGTCCGGCGATGTACCGCCATTTCGCGTCGAAGTCGGACCTTCTCGACGAGATGCTCGTCGACATCAGTCAACGTCTGCACGACGGGGGCGCCGAGGTGGTCGCCCGGGGTGCCGCACCCGCCGACACCCTCGCCGACCTCATCCGTTTCCACATCGACGTCCTCGTCACCAAACCCGACCTCATCGCTGTGCAGGACCGCGACCTCGCCGCCCTGAGCCCTGACGCCAATCACCGGGTGCGATCCCTGCAACGGCGTTACGTCGAGCAGTGGGTGGATGTGCTGGTGGCCTGCGGTGAGACCGGCGTCGGCGTCACGACCGACCGCGACGAGGCGCGGGTCCGGGTGCACGCGACCTTCGGGCTGCTGAACTCCTCGCCGCGGCTGCCCGAGTTCCCCGAGACCCGACTGCGGCCGCTGCTGACCACGATGGCCACCGACGCGTTGCTGGGACGTAGGTGA